In the genome of Paenibacillus sp. GP183, the window CGATTCTGATCTATACAAAGTGCTGGAAGGCGCCGCATATTCCTTGATGACGCATCCCGATCCCGCAATTGAGGCACGCATTGACACCATTATTGATCTTATTGTTGCAGCGCAAGAGGAAGACGGTTATTTGATGACATATTTCAGCCTGAAGGCTCCCGACAAGAAGTGGTCAGACATGGAAAAGCATGAAATGTACTGCGGCGGTCATTTGATCGAGGCTGCAATCGCATATAAGCAGGCGACCAATAAAACCAAGTTGTTGAATGTGGCTTGCAAGCTTGCCGATCATTACGATACAACTTTCGGACCCGGTAAGCGGCATTGGGTTGATGGGCACGAGGAGATCGAGCTTGCGCTCGTAAAGCTATTTAATGAGACGGGGGAAGAGCGTTACTGGCAGCTTGCGCAGTGGCTGCTTGAGGAAAGAGGTCACGGACACGGTGTAGGTATGATCTGGGAAAAGGAAGAATGGGGACCGAAGTACTGCCAGGACGACAAACCGGTACGAAATATGTCGGATGTGGGAGGACACGCCGTTCGCGCGATGTACCTGTATACCGCTATGGCGGATGTAGCCTCGATGAATGGGGATGCCGGTTACTTGGCTGCATTGGACCGACTTTGGGACAGCGTTGTGCGTCGTAACATGTATATAACAGGCGGTATAGGTCCGTCCAGGCATAACGAAGGGTTTACTGAGGATTACGACTTGCCAAACGCATCGGCTTATTGCGAAACATGCGCGTCAGTTGGTATGGTGCTCTGGAATCACCGGATGAACCTGCTTCATGGTGACAGCAAGTATGTGGATATAGTTGAAAGGGCTATGTACAACGGGGCAATCGCCGGTGTCTCACTGAGCGGCGACAAATTCTTTTATGTGAATCCCTTGGCATCTGACGGTCATCATCACCGTGTCGAATGGTTCGACTGTTCCTGCTGCCCAACACAGATCGCCAGATTTTTGCCATCAGTCGGGAACTACGTCTATGCTGCATCGGAGACGGGAGTTGTAATCAATCTGTACATACAGGGCTCCGGAATGATTGCACTTGGAACCAACTCTGTTGAATTGACACAGAAAACCGAATACCCATGGGATGGCCGAATTGACATAACGGTAAATCCGAAGCAAATCCGCGAATTTGATATTCGCCTTAGATACCCAGGTTGGTGTCAGGGAGCGAGTGTTCGTATTAATGGTGAGTTGCTTGAAAACCCAGTAATGGAAAAAGGCTATATTAAGGTTTCCCGGGAGTGGACGACCGGCGATACGGTTAAACTTGATCTGGAAATGCCAGTTAATCGGGTCAAGTCCCATCTGAAGGTCAAAGAGAATGAAGGAAAGGTGGCCTTACAGCGTGGCCCTCTCGTTTACTGTTTGGAGGCAGTCGATCAACAGGTACCGATCAACGACATATCGATTGGTCCGGAAATGAACTTTTTTAAAGAGAGGATGAAAGAATTGCTCAATGGAGGATGGATTATTCGTGGAAAATGCGGTTACGAGCAGAGTGAATTAACTGCAATTCCCTATTACGCCTGGGATAACCGGGAATCGGGTCCTATGGCCGTATGGCTTCCGGAGATCTTAAAGGATAAGCTATATGTCTAAAATCATTTTATCTAGGGGCAAGTTTGGAACTGGTAAATCAAACATTAAGAGACTTAAACAAGTTGTTCTACACAAGAATTAACTTAATAACTTGAGTGTTGTGAAAATATTGCCGTCGACGATCGCAGATTAAGATTAGAAATTTAGAAACTTCGTCGAATGAATAAACAGAAGAAGGACATCGCCATTGAATAGAGAAATTGTCGTTTACCACAACCACAATTTCCAAGAAAAGGAGATGTCCCAATCTCATGGTATCCCTCTACTTGCCTATCGTCAAGTTCATTTTAGCCTTGAAGCTGGAATTTTCTAAACCACAGCTTGGTCATCTGTTTACCCTCGTTCACGGCATCATTCTTTGTGCCGGACGTAAAAATATTACACAAATTCAGCAAGCTGCCAGAGGAGATCGTCACCTCAGCAATGTCACGAATTTTTTGAATCATTCGCCATGGTGCGTCAATCGCATGCAGCGCCGACGCATGCATTTCGTAATGGATAAGATTCGCGCGAAACGAGCAAAGAGTGGTGACGCTCGGCAACTTATATTCTTTATCGTTGATGATACTTGCTGTAAGAAGGAAACCTCAACGAAGAAAATGGAAGCCCTCAGCTTTCAATATTCACACGAAGCTGGAAAATCGGTCTGGTGCCACTGCGTTGTTACGGCTCATGTTGTAAGCGAAAG includes:
- a CDS encoding beta-L-arabinofuranosidase domain-containing protein — translated: MLNGKNAYQTFGHIPFTNVSLEDSFWAPRLRVYKDITLPVCLDQCERTGRITNFAKAAGLMEGEFEGIYFNDSDLYKVLEGAAYSLMTHPDPAIEARIDTIIDLIVAAQEEDGYLMTYFSLKAPDKKWSDMEKHEMYCGGHLIEAAIAYKQATNKTKLLNVACKLADHYDTTFGPGKRHWVDGHEEIELALVKLFNETGEERYWQLAQWLLEERGHGHGVGMIWEKEEWGPKYCQDDKPVRNMSDVGGHAVRAMYLYTAMADVASMNGDAGYLAALDRLWDSVVRRNMYITGGIGPSRHNEGFTEDYDLPNASAYCETCASVGMVLWNHRMNLLHGDSKYVDIVERAMYNGAIAGVSLSGDKFFYVNPLASDGHHHRVEWFDCSCCPTQIARFLPSVGNYVYAASETGVVINLYIQGSGMIALGTNSVELTQKTEYPWDGRIDITVNPKQIREFDIRLRYPGWCQGASVRINGELLENPVMEKGYIKVSREWTTGDTVKLDLEMPVNRVKSHLKVKENEGKVALQRGPLVYCLEAVDQQVPINDISIGPEMNFFKERMKELLNGGWIIRGKCGYEQSELTAIPYYAWDNRESGPMAVWLPEILKDKLYV